In the genome of Candidatus Aegiribacteria sp., the window GAACTGCAGGCGGGGTCACGGGAATCTTCGCTATAACGTCCAGTCTATTAAGTAACCTGATTGAAGGCTGGCACTCATATTCCTGAGGGAAGGCGTCTATCTTGATCATCATAAGTTCATCCGGGTGCCCGGTAAGTTCCCACTTCTGAAGTATCTCCGGGAAACGGAGTCTGACGGAGAACGCCCTGCTGCTGCGCAGATTGGCCCTGCACTCCACGTCCTCCAGCGAGAACCTTCGGACCACGTACTTGCCAAGCCCGGAGAAGTCCCCGGCAGTCAGACCGCGGTTGTCGAAATCCAGATCCTCGGAGAATCTGTTACATCCGTGGAAGATGTGTATTGCCGTTCCTCCCATGAATACCAGATCAGAGCCGAAGACCGATTCGTACACATACTGCAGCGCCTTGTACTGCAGGTATTCCCGCAGCATTGATCTTCTGAAGAGTGATGGGAGATCACTGAAAAATTCGTAGACCAGCTGTCTATTAAGCAAGTCCCACTCTCCCCGCCAGAATCGATACTCTTTTTAACAGAGTCCTGCTTCCGAATAGATCAGCGAACCGCATCAATCTTTCTCTGGAGAGCAGCTCAAGCGCAACCTGATCATCGATCCTGATTTCTTCGATATCTTCCTTTGTTCTTATGGATGGTTCCAGATAAAGAAGGTCGACTATGGCCTTCTCCGGACTGGCT includes:
- a CDS encoding nucleotidyl transferase AbiEii/AbiGii toxin family protein, which translates into the protein MLNRQLVYEFFSDLPSLFRRSMLREYLQYKALQYVYESVFGSDLVFMGGTAIHIFHGCNRFSEDLDFDNRGLTAGDFSGLGKYVVRRFSLEDVECRANLRSSRAFSVRLRFPEILQKWELTGHPDELMMIKIDAFPQEYECQPSIRLLNRLDVIAKIPVTPPAVLLSQKLYAILTRKRLMGRDIYDASWLLGQTTPDYSYLEKHSGIRYRTELRERLNDRIRSVPITSLMRDIEPFIPDRSGLLRVETFSEQIEEI